Proteins encoded in a region of the Inquilinus sp. KBS0705 genome:
- a CDS encoding RagB/SusD family nutrient uptake outer membrane protein yields MKKIATRAVVCGLVLLTAAGCAKLDEKLYGSKSLVDPNAPSSSADLNGVYSQLYGQTDQANTYALQEHPTDEMMGPTRGTDWGDFGTWRKLHTHTWTATHNQVNDTWDQLNIGVFRATQVITKATDNKIKAEASFLRAYFMFQIVDLYGQAPFRDPAGSVTSIPTVMSRPEATAFIIKDLEFAEANLLAGSPTASIGVANKAAAQALLAKVYLNKAVYTSATVGGPFTFAKADMDKVIEYANKVTAAGYTLEPAGKYFQDFAWDNTEQSKGNIFGFANSTTSAPASAKNRWRMGLHYNQTPDGWNGFTTLADFYNSFESGDERKGVAYPGLTDKIGLRAGFAVGQQYGPGGVALKQRGGQPLVFTPNVNLNFSTEAQGIRVFKYFPQPSANNTVNDDNSANDYVILRYADVVLEKAEAIMRGGTDPMGQTALQLVNAIRTPRGAAPATSVTPVSLLAERGRELYWEGWRRNDQIRFEKFNDPVDQRPNASDKTRTLYPIPQRAVDTNPNLKQNPGY; encoded by the coding sequence ATGAAAAAAATAGCTACAAGAGCAGTTGTGTGCGGATTAGTGCTTCTAACTGCCGCAGGCTGTGCAAAATTAGACGAGAAGCTTTATGGCTCAAAGTCATTGGTTGATCCAAACGCTCCATCGAGTTCAGCAGATTTAAACGGTGTTTATTCGCAACTTTATGGGCAAACAGATCAAGCGAATACTTACGCTTTGCAAGAGCACCCAACAGATGAAATGATGGGCCCAACACGTGGTACCGACTGGGGTGATTTTGGTACATGGCGTAAACTGCATACGCACACCTGGACTGCAACACACAACCAGGTAAATGATACCTGGGATCAGTTGAATATTGGTGTATTTCGTGCAACACAGGTAATTACGAAGGCTACTGATAATAAAATTAAAGCAGAGGCAAGCTTTCTGCGTGCATATTTTATGTTTCAGATAGTGGATCTTTACGGACAGGCACCATTCCGTGACCCGGCTGGTTCGGTAACTTCAATACCAACAGTAATGTCGAGACCTGAAGCCACCGCATTTATCATTAAAGATCTGGAGTTTGCAGAAGCAAACTTACTGGCAGGTAGCCCAACAGCAAGCATTGGCGTTGCTAATAAAGCAGCTGCACAGGCATTGTTAGCCAAGGTATACCTAAACAAAGCTGTATATACATCAGCTACCGTTGGTGGCCCGTTCACTTTTGCAAAAGCAGATATGGATAAGGTTATAGAATATGCCAATAAAGTAACTGCTGCTGGTTATACTTTAGAGCCGGCAGGTAAATACTTCCAGGATTTTGCATGGGATAACACCGAACAATCTAAAGGTAATATTTTTGGTTTTGCAAATTCAACAACAAGCGCACCTGCATCAGCAAAAAACCGCTGGAGAATGGGCTTGCATTACAACCAAACACCTGATGGCTGGAATGGCTTTACTACACTTGCCGACTTTTATAACTCTTTTGAAAGTGGTGATGAGCGTAAAGGTGTAGCTTACCCAGGCTTAACAGATAAAATTGGTTTAAGGGCAGGTTTTGCTGTAGGCCAGCAATATGGCCCGGGTGGTGTTGCGTTAAAACAGCGTGGCGGTCAACCATTGGTGTTTACACCTAATGTTAACCTAAACTTCTCTACAGAAGCACAAGGTATCCGCGTATTTAAATACTTCCCTCAGCCATCTGCAAATAATACAGTTAATGACGATAACTCAGCAAACGATTACGTCATCTTACGTTATGCAGATGTTGTATTAGAAAAAGCAGAAGCTATTATGCGTGGCGGTACCGACCCAATGGGCCAAACTGCATTGCAATTGGTTAATGCAATTCGTACACCACGTGGTGCAGCTCCGGCAACATCAGTTACTCCGGTAAGTCTGCTTGCCGAAAGAGGCCGTGAATTGTACTGGGAAGGCTGGAGAAGAAATGACCAGATCCGTTTCGAAAAATTCAACGATCCGGTTGATCAGCGTCCTAATGCATCTGATAAAACACGTACTTTGTATCCAATCCCACAACGTGCGGTTGATACTAACCCTAACTTAAAACAAAACCCAGGTTATTAA
- a CDS encoding tetratricopeptide repeat protein: MRLFLRCIFILFLVFPSALKADNTDSLLTVLKTEIARKNIYDNAKKARIQKLKQLQHSLSKTDYSRQYDVSLKLYDEYKSYQYDSAYVYVNKLKNISLSMNDMARAYYSQIKLGFILLSSGMFKETFDSMRMVNVKMLTDSMKVEYYFIMYRCNSDLAKYNSDKYFTPDYIKAALTYIDSAITVSKPGSVDEIYFKGLKHIASNDNFSGSQELNKLIAANAPISMHLRAMITCSLGQIYINSDDKESGINLLIQSAIADIKSSTKETVALFSLAEQLYKSGNIKDAYTFIQLAKADADFYGARQRKIQIGAILPLIAAEELNHSESEKNRIIVYLLAITALASLVILFLIMIYKQLGKLKHKEKIIEEQNVQLKEINHRLSEDAHIKEEYIGQFFKIISSYILKLEKLKMSVDTKLSIKKYDDIRLIINGINIKKEREALYYSFDHIFLKIFPNFISVFNSQFEEKDQIWPHENEVLNTDLRIFALIRMGIDDNETIAKILEYSVNTIYVYKMRIKAKSKNPELFEQCIMDIKAVNTLD; the protein is encoded by the coding sequence ATGAGACTATTTTTGCGGTGTATATTTATTCTGTTTTTGGTATTTCCATCAGCACTTAAAGCTGATAATACCGACAGCCTGCTTACCGTACTAAAAACAGAGATAGCCAGGAAAAACATATACGATAATGCAAAAAAGGCGCGTATTCAAAAGCTAAAACAGCTACAGCACAGCCTTTCAAAAACAGATTACTCGAGGCAGTACGATGTATCCCTTAAGTTGTACGACGAATATAAATCTTACCAGTACGATTCGGCCTATGTGTATGTAAACAAGCTTAAAAACATAAGCCTATCCATGAACGATATGGCGAGGGCGTATTACAGCCAGATTAAGCTTGGTTTTATTTTGCTTTCGTCGGGTATGTTCAAGGAGACCTTCGATAGCATGCGCATGGTAAACGTAAAAATGCTTACCGACTCGATGAAGGTAGAGTATTACTTTATTATGTATCGTTGCAACAGCGATTTAGCCAAGTATAACAGCGATAAATATTTTACGCCCGATTATATAAAAGCAGCTCTTACTTATATCGACTCGGCAATTACTGTAAGTAAGCCCGGCTCGGTTGACGAAATATACTTTAAAGGCTTAAAGCATATTGCAAGTAATGATAATTTTAGTGGCTCGCAGGAACTTAATAAGCTAATAGCTGCCAATGCGCCAATATCTATGCATCTGCGCGCCATGATTACGTGTTCGTTAGGGCAAATTTATATTAACAGCGATGACAAGGAGAGTGGTATAAACTTATTGATACAATCGGCCATTGCCGATATAAAGTCGTCTACTAAAGAAACGGTTGCACTATTCTCACTTGCCGAACAGTTATACAAATCTGGCAATATAAAAGATGCTTACACTTTTATACAATTGGCTAAGGCGGATGCCGATTTTTATGGAGCCCGGCAGCGTAAAATACAAATAGGGGCGATACTGCCATTAATAGCCGCCGAAGAGTTGAATCACTCGGAGAGCGAAAAAAACCGGATAATAGTTTACCTGCTCGCCATCACAGCGCTGGCATCGTTAGTTATATTGTTTTTAATAATGATATATAAGCAATTAGGCAAGCTTAAGCATAAAGAGAAGATAATTGAAGAGCAGAACGTACAGCTAAAAGAGATCAATCACCGCCTTAGCGAGGATGCGCATATTAAAGAAGAATATATAGGGCAGTTTTTTAAGATCATATCAAGCTATATTTTAAAGCTCGAAAAGCTGAAAATGTCAGTAGATACCAAACTATCCATTAAAAAGTACGATGATATAAGGCTTATTATTAATGGTATTAATATCAAAAAGGAGCGTGAAGCACTTTATTACAGCTTCGACCACATTTTTTTAAAGATATTCCCCAACTTTATTTCGGTATTCAATTCCCAGTTTGAAGAGAAAGATCAAATATGGCCCCACGAAAACGAAGTGCTAAATACAGACTTGCGCATATTTGCACTGATACGCATGGGTATTGATGATAATGAAACTATCGCCAAAATATTAGAATACTCGGTAAATACTATTTATGTATACAAAATGCGTATCAAAGCCAAGTCTAAAAACCCCGAACTATTTGAACAGTGTATTATGGACATTAAGGCTGTAAATACACTTGATTAA
- a CDS encoding glycoside hydrolase family 31 protein, with the protein MNCIKRCLIAVTFIAVTQPVFAQSPVKKVGKVTGVTINNQEIAITTENAFVKLMVYSPNIIRVRMDKKELGEDFSYAVIAQPVTTKVSVTQNNDEINLTTDSLRVNIRKNPYQITFSNLAGEVINQDEPGLTTSWVNESVTTYKKMQDGEHFIGLGEKTGPLDRKGNAYTNWNSDTYAYTTGQDPIYSTIPFYIGVHHNVNYGIFMDNTWQSDFNFGASNNRFSSFGAKGGEMNYYLIYHKRLADIITSYTSLTGRMKMPPLWSLGYQQNRYSYYPQAEVFRIAETLREKKIPADGITLDIHYMDAYKVFSWNKDRFPDPQGMTKKLNAMGFKVTLIVDPGIKVEPGYGVYDRGLKENIFAKYPDSTNYTGQVWPGWCNFPDFTNPKGRAWWGSELKQYASQGISGIWNDMNEFSTWGQKAPDNILFNYEGKIASHPQIHNVYGLEMIRSSYEGYKAARDNKRPFILTRSGYAGLQRYAAMWTGDNRAENDHMLLGVRLLNSLGLSGVPFTGMDVGGFTGGASPSLYARWMQIGAFNPYFRNHSGINSKASEPWAYGEEVLEITRNYINLRYKLLPYLYSTFYEATQTGKPVMRSLTIDYTHDENVYNGLYENQYMFGGSFLVFAFDGVTNYGKLYFPAGKWYNLYSGEVQQGNQKVAMDLGMAKLPVYVKESSIIPMQSLIQTTIEKPTDTLYLHVYKGDINNKFVYYEDDGESFDYEKGDFYKRTISYDPAKKLITFGKAEGAAKSKFNTIKLMLHGFADNLATKLNGKSSQVVNDFQALLVPISRFDPTGFSNPVEGEKIKSMVLKNDSNQFSISY; encoded by the coding sequence ATGAACTGTATTAAACGCTGCCTTATTGCTGTAACTTTTATTGCTGTTACACAGCCTGTATTTGCCCAAAGCCCGGTTAAAAAAGTAGGCAAGGTTACAGGTGTAACGATTAACAACCAGGAAATTGCCATCACTACCGAAAATGCTTTTGTAAAGCTAATGGTTTACAGCCCCAACATTATAAGGGTGCGTATGGATAAAAAGGAGTTGGGCGAAGATTTCTCCTATGCCGTTATTGCACAGCCCGTAACTACCAAAGTAAGTGTTACCCAAAATAACGATGAGATAAACCTTACAACCGACTCGCTTAGGGTAAACATCCGCAAAAACCCGTATCAAATAACTTTTAGCAATTTAGCGGGCGAGGTAATTAACCAGGACGAGCCGGGATTAACAACTTCATGGGTAAACGAATCGGTGACCACTTACAAAAAAATGCAGGATGGTGAGCATTTTATTGGCCTCGGCGAAAAAACAGGCCCGTTGGACCGTAAAGGCAATGCCTACACCAACTGGAACAGCGATACCTATGCATATACAACCGGGCAGGACCCCATATACTCTACCATACCGTTTTATATAGGTGTGCACCATAATGTTAACTACGGTATATTTATGGATAACACCTGGCAAAGCGATTTTAATTTTGGTGCCAGTAACAATAGGTTCTCCAGTTTCGGCGCTAAGGGCGGCGAAATGAATTATTACCTTATTTATCATAAGCGTTTAGCAGATATCATTACATCGTACACCAGCCTTACGGGCCGTATGAAAATGCCGCCGCTTTGGAGCCTGGGCTATCAGCAAAACCGTTATAGCTATTACCCACAGGCAGAGGTTTTCCGCATAGCTGAAACCCTGCGCGAGAAAAAGATACCTGCAGACGGCATCACCTTAGATATACACTACATGGATGCCTACAAGGTGTTTTCGTGGAATAAGGACCGTTTCCCCGATCCGCAAGGCATGACTAAAAAGCTAAATGCAATGGGCTTTAAAGTTACTTTAATTGTAGACCCCGGTATTAAGGTGGAGCCTGGCTACGGTGTTTACGACAGAGGATTAAAAGAAAACATTTTTGCAAAGTATCCTGATAGTACTAATTATACTGGGCAAGTTTGGCCCGGCTGGTGCAACTTTCCTGATTTTACTAACCCAAAAGGCCGCGCATGGTGGGGTAGCGAGCTTAAGCAGTATGCAAGCCAGGGCATAAGCGGTATATGGAATGATATGAACGAATTTTCGACATGGGGGCAAAAAGCACCGGATAATATATTGTTTAATTATGAGGGTAAGATAGCCTCCCATCCGCAAATACATAATGTGTATGGTTTAGAGATGATACGGTCGAGCTATGAGGGGTATAAAGCTGCACGTGATAATAAGCGCCCTTTTATTTTAACCCGGTCGGGCTATGCAGGTTTGCAGCGCTATGCAGCTATGTGGACAGGAGATAACCGTGCCGAAAATGACCACATGCTATTAGGCGTAAGGTTATTAAATAGTCTTGGTTTAAGCGGTGTACCGTTCACGGGGATGGATGTAGGAGGCTTTACCGGCGGTGCATCGCCATCACTATATGCCAGGTGGATGCAGATCGGTGCTTTCAACCCATATTTCCGTAACCACTCGGGTATCAATTCAAAAGCATCCGAGCCATGGGCATACGGAGAAGAGGTTTTAGAGATAACCCGTAATTACATTAACCTGCGTTATAAATTACTGCCTTACCTGTATTCTACCTTTTACGAGGCTACCCAAACAGGTAAACCGGTTATGCGATCGTTAACTATTGATTATACACACGATGAAAACGTGTATAACGGGCTTTACGAAAACCAGTATATGTTTGGCGGCTCGTTTTTGGTTTTTGCGTTTGATGGAGTAACCAATTATGGTAAACTATATTTCCCGGCAGGCAAATGGTATAATTTGTATAGCGGCGAGGTGCAGCAAGGCAATCAAAAAGTAGCAATGGACCTGGGTATGGCAAAATTACCTGTCTATGTTAAAGAAAGCAGTATTATACCGATGCAATCGTTAATACAAACCACTATAGAAAAGCCTACTGATACCTTGTATTTACATGTTTATAAGGGCGATATTAACAACAAGTTTGTTTATTATGAAGACGACGGAGAAAGCTTTGACTATGAAAAAGGTGACTTTTACAAAAGAACAATTAGCTATGATCCGGCTAAAAAGCTGATCACCTTTGGCAAGGCAGAAGGGGCGGCAAAATCGAAATTCAACACCATAAAACTAATGCTGCATGGCTTTGCCGATAATTTGGCGACTAAACTTAACGGTAAGTCTAGCCAGGTAGTTAATGATTTTCAGGCATTGCTGGTACCTATATCAAGGTTTGACCCTACCGGTTTTTCGAACCCTGTAGAAGGTGAAAAGATAAAAAGCATGGTATTAAAGAACGATAGCAACCAGTTTAGTATTAGCTATTAG
- a CDS encoding SusC/RagA family TonB-linked outer membrane protein produces MQFKHLLALCFLALTCLFVEPALAQNKVITGKVTDKKDGSPLIGVSVGAAGGNGTLTSVDGTFRLSVPANTTSLTLTYIGYKSTTVTLDGQTSLSVTMESASTSLNEVVVIGYGTQRVRDATGSVSSVGQKDFNKGVIATPDQLLQGRIAGVQVTPSSGEPGAGATVNIRGAGSIRAGDGPLYVVDGIPLDNGGAASGGYGVGAGSSSARNPLSFLNPNDIENISILKDASSAAIYGSRGANGVILITTRKGRKGQGIQFSANTSIANTAKRYDLLNRDEFLKAVASVGANAGPSSAGGVDYGGNTDWQKQIYRTAVSQNYNLGFGGASNSGGNYRASIGYDDQQGIVQNSALKRLNARINASQAFFGERLRFDLQSSFSNVKDQFAPITNNAGFNGSLVGAALQLNPTAPVYDDKGRFFNLNGYNSDGYPNGNSFRNPVSLLKQIDDRDNINRYLNNLSMTLRLAEGLSYKGNIGADISNGLRKTFYDPKIVGYTDAIGIRQVNFPSPTGNGTGIYQYNQIRNYTTEHTVNYDKKWKDNSSLTALVGYSYQTFKTLNRNEFGFGTSQPGVLVKDYNDFKTHLPYPVGDTSSYRLQSYFARVNYSYKDRYILTGTIRRDGSTRFGANNKYGNFPALAAKWRISNESFMPKAGFFEDLGLRLNYGQTGYQEIPSYASLDVQQQQNFPGTSVAQLYQGNPNLKWQTNTTYGAGLDFTILAGRLSGTVDYFNKSIKDLLFFQDIAQPSLSSRIYVNLPAKVNNKGVEVTLNYAAVKGNKFTWDIGYNMTLIKSSVENFVGRSIVTGNIDGQGLSGAYAQIIANGYPLFSFNVPNYAGLDANGFGIYPQGIDVLTIQGSPNPKFTAGLTNNFNYGNWNLSFFLNAATGFQIYNNTANAFFYKGNLVSGRNVTKEVAATNESPLNSGEVSTRFLEKGDFLRLSNATVGYTFPVKGATFKSLRVSLTGQNLFLITSYSGLDPEVNTDKSRNDVASRGIDYTSYPKARIFTLGLNASF; encoded by the coding sequence ATGCAATTTAAACACTTACTCGCATTATGTTTTCTTGCTTTAACCTGCCTTTTTGTTGAGCCGGCATTAGCTCAAAATAAAGTGATAACAGGTAAAGTGACTGACAAAAAAGACGGGTCGCCTTTAATAGGTGTATCTGTAGGCGCTGCCGGCGGTAACGGTACGCTAACAAGCGTTGATGGTACATTCAGATTATCTGTACCTGCCAACACTACCAGTCTTACCTTAACCTACATCGGCTACAAGTCAACTACAGTTACACTTGATGGCCAAACATCATTAAGTGTTACTATGGAATCGGCCAGTACCAGCCTTAACGAGGTTGTAGTAATTGGTTACGGTACCCAGCGCGTGCGCGATGCTACGGGTTCGGTATCATCAGTAGGCCAAAAAGATTTTAACAAGGGGGTTATTGCTACTCCTGACCAGTTATTACAAGGCCGTATTGCTGGTGTACAGGTAACCCCTTCAAGTGGCGAGCCTGGTGCAGGTGCAACTGTAAACATCCGTGGTGCAGGTTCTATCCGTGCTGGTGATGGCCCGCTTTATGTTGTTGATGGTATTCCTTTAGATAATGGTGGTGCTGCATCTGGTGGCTATGGCGTTGGTGCCGGTAGTTCATCTGCACGTAACCCATTATCATTCCTTAATCCAAATGACATCGAAAACATTAGTATATTAAAAGATGCATCATCTGCAGCAATCTACGGTTCACGTGGTGCTAATGGTGTTATTTTAATTACTACCCGTAAAGGCCGTAAAGGTCAGGGCATCCAGTTTTCTGCAAATACAAGTATTGCCAATACTGCTAAACGTTACGATTTGTTAAACCGCGATGAATTTTTAAAAGCGGTGGCAAGTGTAGGCGCTAATGCTGGTCCATCATCAGCAGGTGGTGTTGATTACGGAGGTAACACCGATTGGCAAAAACAAATTTACCGCACTGCAGTATCTCAAAACTATAACTTAGGTTTTGGTGGCGCAAGCAACTCTGGCGGTAACTACCGTGCTTCAATTGGTTATGACGACCAACAAGGTATAGTTCAAAACTCTGCACTAAAACGTCTAAATGCACGTATCAATGCATCACAGGCATTTTTTGGCGAGCGTTTAAGATTCGATCTGCAATCATCTTTTTCAAATGTTAAAGATCAGTTTGCTCCTATTACTAATAACGCAGGTTTTAACGGTAGTTTGGTTGGTGCTGCATTGCAGTTAAACCCTACAGCCCCTGTTTATGATGATAAAGGAAGATTTTTTAACTTAAACGGTTACAATTCTGATGGTTATCCAAATGGTAACAGCTTCCGTAACCCGGTATCGTTGTTAAAACAAATTGATGACAGGGATAACATTAACCGCTACTTGAATAACTTATCAATGACCTTAAGATTAGCTGAAGGCTTATCATACAAAGGCAATATTGGTGCTGATATATCAAACGGTTTAAGAAAAACTTTTTATGACCCTAAAATAGTTGGTTACACCGATGCTATTGGTATTAGGCAAGTAAACTTCCCTTCACCAACAGGTAATGGTACAGGCATCTATCAGTACAACCAGATCAGGAACTATACTACTGAGCATACTGTAAACTATGATAAGAAGTGGAAAGATAACAGCTCGTTAACCGCGTTAGTAGGTTACTCTTACCAAACATTTAAAACATTAAACCGTAATGAATTTGGTTTCGGTACTTCACAACCGGGGGTTTTAGTAAAAGATTACAACGACTTTAAAACACACTTGCCTTACCCGGTAGGTGATACATCAAGCTACAGGTTGCAATCGTATTTTGCACGTGTTAACTATTCTTATAAAGATCGTTACATCTTAACCGGTACAATTCGCCGTGATGGTTCAACCCGTTTTGGTGCAAATAACAAATATGGTAACTTCCCGGCTTTGGCAGCTAAATGGCGCATCAGCAATGAAAGCTTTATGCCTAAAGCAGGTTTCTTTGAAGATTTGGGCTTACGTTTAAACTACGGCCAAACTGGTTACCAGGAAATTCCGTCTTACGCCTCTTTAGATGTTCAGCAACAGCAGAACTTCCCGGGTACTTCGGTTGCTCAGTTATATCAGGGTAACCCTAACCTTAAATGGCAAACCAATACCACTTATGGTGCAGGTTTAGACTTCACTATACTTGCAGGTCGTTTAAGCGGTACAGTAGATTATTTTAACAAGTCAATTAAAGACCTTTTATTCTTCCAGGATATTGCGCAGCCATCTTTGTCATCAAGGATATATGTTAACCTGCCTGCAAAAGTAAATAATAAAGGTGTCGAGGTTACATTAAACTATGCAGCTGTTAAAGGCAATAAATTTACCTGGGATATTGGTTATAACATGACCCTGATCAAAAGCAGTGTAGAAAACTTTGTTGGTCGTAGCATCGTAACAGGTAACATTGATGGTCAAGGTTTATCTGGTGCTTATGCGCAAATTATTGCTAATGGCTATCCGCTTTTCAGCTTTAATGTACCAAACTACGCTGGTTTAGATGCTAATGGTTTCGGTATCTACCCTCAGGGTATTGACGTACTGACCATACAAGGTAGCCCTAACCCTAAATTTACCGCTGGTTTAACCAACAACTTTAATTATGGTAACTGGAACCTGAGCTTTTTCTTAAACGCTGCAACAGGTTTCCAAATTTACAATAACACTGCAAATGCTTTCTTCTATAAAGGCAACCTTGTAAGCGGTCGTAACGTAACTAAAGAAGTAGCTGCAACCAACGAAAGCCCGCTTAACTCTGGTGAAGTATCAACCCGTTTCTTAGAGAAAGGAGATTTCTTAAGACTAAGCAACGCAACTGTAGGTTATACATTCCCGGTTAAAGGTGCTACATTTAAATCATTAAGGGTATCTTTAACAGGCCAAAACCTGTTCCTGATCACCAGCTATAGTGGTTTAGATCCGGAGGTTAATACAGATAAATCAAGAAACGATGTTGCTTCACGAGGTATTGATTATACATCATATCCAAAAGCACGTATTTTTACATTAGGATTAAACGCAAGTTTTTAA
- a CDS encoding lysophospholipid acyltransferase family protein → MKIITTEEFAKATKLDKLKMPGLASLLMELMKINQVNELFAQAQPKQGPEFVDAILKGCGIEVEFDERELRNIPKDGSFIAIANHPYGGIEGMVLLKILCMVRPDAKLMANFLLKKIPNLSDYFIAVNPFENVEHSSSISGLKNTLELLHNGTPIGIFPAGEVSTFKLEQKEVTDRLWHPVVGKIIAKAKVPVVPIYFHGNNGLLFNLLSMIHPALRTAKLPSELFNKQGETIKLRIGKPIKVEDIPDNTNSTKILNYLRAKTYALGAGLEEEKKIFNPRNLFKIKKLPEAIVPETTADKLEKEIAPLRESYKVWTEKNYEVFITPTAMIPCTIREIGRLREITFREVGEGTNKATDLDEYDIYYHHLFIWDMEAKMIVGAYRIGLGDEIFYGVGKKGFYINELFKLKEQFTPVLKKSLELGRSWIRKEYQTKPLPLFLLWKGILKFLIDNPRYRYLIGPVSISNSFSQFSKSLIVDYINRNHFDHDMAQYVKPRKKFKVNFENIDTDLLLSGGDSFKGLDNLISEIETHNMKVPVLLRQYIALNAKIISFNIDPKFADCLDGFLVLDLQKVPADILEKLGKNL, encoded by the coding sequence ATGAAAATAATAACCACCGAAGAATTTGCCAAAGCCACCAAACTGGATAAGCTGAAAATGCCCGGTCTTGCATCCTTGTTGATGGAACTGATGAAAATTAACCAGGTAAATGAGTTGTTTGCCCAGGCACAGCCCAAACAAGGCCCCGAGTTTGTTGATGCCATTTTAAAAGGCTGCGGCATCGAAGTTGAATTCGACGAACGTGAGTTACGTAACATACCCAAAGATGGCAGCTTTATTGCCATTGCAAACCACCCCTACGGCGGTATAGAGGGTATGGTACTATTAAAGATATTGTGCATGGTAAGGCCCGATGCTAAACTGATGGCCAACTTTCTGCTTAAAAAGATACCCAACCTTAGCGATTACTTTATTGCCGTAAACCCGTTTGAAAATGTAGAACACTCGTCAAGCATAAGCGGCCTAAAAAACACGCTTGAATTACTGCATAACGGAACGCCTATAGGCATATTCCCGGCTGGCGAGGTATCCACCTTTAAGTTAGAGCAAAAAGAGGTTACAGACAGGCTTTGGCACCCTGTAGTAGGTAAGATAATAGCTAAGGCTAAAGTGCCGGTGGTGCCTATTTATTTTCATGGCAATAACGGTTTGCTGTTTAACCTGCTTAGCATGATACACCCTGCCTTGCGCACGGCTAAACTACCATCAGAGCTGTTTAATAAACAAGGCGAAACAATTAAACTGCGTATTGGCAAACCCATAAAGGTTGAAGATATCCCCGACAATACCAACAGCACCAAAATATTAAACTATCTGCGTGCCAAAACCTACGCATTAGGCGCAGGGCTTGAAGAGGAAAAGAAGATATTTAACCCGCGCAATCTATTTAAAATTAAAAAGCTGCCCGAGGCCATTGTACCCGAAACTACCGCCGACAAGCTTGAAAAAGAGATAGCCCCGCTGCGTGAGAGTTACAAAGTTTGGACCGAAAAGAACTACGAGGTGTTTATTACCCCTACTGCTATGATACCTTGTACCATACGCGAGATAGGCCGCCTGCGCGAGATCACTTTTAGGGAGGTGGGCGAAGGTACCAACAAGGCTACCGACCTGGATGAATACGATATTTACTACCATCACCTGTTTATTTGGGATATGGAAGCCAAAATGATAGTCGGTGCGTATCGCATAGGCCTGGGCGACGAGATATTTTACGGTGTTGGTAAAAAAGGCTTTTATATAAATGAATTATTTAAGCTAAAGGAACAGTTTACGCCTGTACTTAAAAAAAGCCTTGAACTTGGCCGCTCGTGGATACGCAAAGAGTACCAAACCAAACCCCTGCCCCTATTTTTACTGTGGAAGGGCATTTTAAAATTCTTGATAGATAACCCCCGCTACCGTTACCTGATAGGGCCTGTAAGCATCAGCAACTCCTTCTCGCAGTTTTCTAAATCACTGATCGTAGATTATATTAACCGTAACCATTTTGACCACGATATGGCGCAGTATGTAAAGCCGCGCAAGAAGTTTAAGGTTAATTTTGAAAATATAGATACCGACCTGCTACTATCGGGCGGTGATAGCTTTAAAGGGTTGGATAACCTGATATCGGAAATTGAGACGCACAACATGAAGGTGCCCGTGCTGCTGCGCCAATATATCGCGCTTAATGCCAAAATCATCAGCTTTAATATCGACCCTAAGTTTGCCGACTGTCTGGATGGTTTCCTGGTGCTTGACCTGCAAAAAGTACCTGCGGATATATTAGAGAAACTGGGTAAAAACCTGTAG
- a CDS encoding adenine phosphoribosyltransferase, translated as MIEQQIKSAIRDVHDFPKPGIVFKDITPILKDPALCQNIVDAFAEGLKDIAIDAVAGVESRGFLFGLTLATRLGVPFIPVRKAGKLPHAIKQKVYELEYGTATIEIHTDAFKPGDRILIHDDLLATGGTVTATSQLVQEMGGIVAGFSFVVGLGFLKGLQKISPITNNVLVLANYQ; from the coding sequence ATGATAGAGCAGCAAATAAAGAGCGCTATTCGCGATGTGCACGATTTCCCGAAACCGGGTATTGTATTTAAAGATATCACACCTATTTTAAAAGACCCGGCTTTGTGCCAAAACATTGTGGACGCCTTTGCCGAGGGGTTGAAAGATATCGCCATTGATGCTGTTGCGGGGGTAGAAAGCCGCGGGTTTTTATTCGGATTAACCTTAGCTACCCGCTTAGGTGTCCCTTTTATACCTGTGCGTAAGGCTGGTAAGCTGCCCCATGCCATTAAACAAAAGGTATACGAATTAGAATATGGCACCGCCACTATTGAAATACACACTGATGCCTTTAAACCCGGCGACAGGATATTAATACACGACGACCTTTTAGCAACGGGAGGCACAGTTACGGCAACCAGCCAATTGGTGCAGGAGATGGGTGGTATAGTTGCCGGTTTTAGTTTTGTTGTGGGTCTTGGCTTTTTAAAAGGCTTACAGAAGATATCGCCTATAACTAATAATGTTTTGGTGTTAGCTAATTATCAATAA